The nucleotide window TCTGCCAGCAACCCAGAGGCTCCCGGTTCGGCAGTTGCCGGAAAAATACATAGCTGGGATTGGCAGTGAAAATATCGGCAGCCTTTTCCGGGTGCTCCTGGATAAACTTCCTGATCGCCGGCATGGTCACCGCCTCCCGCTCCATGTATCCCTGTCGAATCAACCAGGCACCAATACTGCGATAGGGATGGCCATTGGCAGCCGCGTAGCCCGCCATCATTTCACCGCCATCATCAAGAATTATCCGGCCAGATCCCTGAATATGCAGAAAAAACCGCTCAATATCATCATCCAGCCAGACGAGTTCCAGCTGCCGGCCGTCAAGGATCTTTTCATAATCAATTTCCCGACGACTGAAATAGGGAATAACTTTACGATCGGCCGTTAAACGACCAAAAACCCGGGTTGGCAGCGCCCGCAGTCCGCCAAGATTCATCAACCAGAGCAACAGGATGGAGCTATCCTGCCAGCGTTTCCAGAAGCCGAATTCAGCCAGAGAAATACTGACCAGGTCATCCGGCCGCTGGTAGAGTGGCCAGCGGAAACGCGAACTTTGATGGCGGGAGCCATGCAGCACCGGCAAATAATAACCGGTCACCAGGACTTTTCCCGACTGTGTTCCAGCTCCAGCTTCGAAAACGGAAAAATTGGTCCGCAGATACTGATCCAGTACCAAAGCGGAAACCGGTTTATCAATGAACTGCCGCAGTTGCTGCTGGCTTTTCAACATTTGCCTGACAGTAAACGATTCAGGGCCAAAATTAATAATCATTTCCGGCTCGCGACTGGCTAAAAATTCCAGGTTACGATCTAAAGCCCGCCCCAGAGAATCCAGGGACAAATCGTCAGCAAAAACCGGCTGCGATTTTTTTTCAATCAATGTCAGCGCCCTGGCGGGATCACTGGATGCCTGGAATTTCTGCCATGACAACCATCCCATAGCCAGGCTGACGATAGCGGCCAGCAGGACAAGAACAGCAAACCATAACCAGCGATGACG belongs to Pseudomonadota bacterium and includes:
- a CDS encoding MltA domain-containing protein gives rise to the protein MSGLIKRHRWLWFAVLVLLAAIVSLAMGWLSWQKFQASSDPARALTLIEKKSQPVFADDLSLDSLGRALDRNLEFLASREPEMIINFGPESFTVRQMLKSQQQLRQFIDKPVSALVLDQYLRTNFSVFEAGAGTQSGKVLVTGYYLPVLHGSRHQSSRFRWPLYQRPDDLVSISLAEFGFWKRWQDSSILLLWLMNLGGLRALPTRVFGRLTADRKVIPYFSRREIDYEKILDGRQLELVWLDDDIERFFLHIQGSGRIILDDGGEMMAGYAAANGHPYRSIGAWLIRQGYMEREAVTMPAIRKFIQEHPEKAADIFTANPSYVFFRQLPNREPLGCWQIPLTAGRSIATDKSIFPAGGLAFLLTEIPEFSADGSIISWQSSGRLVLNQDTGGAIKGSRRVDLFCGAGKETEQMAGVMKQPGRLFFLAPRLEVKLKY